The genomic DNA CGCCCACAAAACTAGGTGTCTCCGATAGTCTTTTGTATATGCTAGAATTTCGAAGAAGGCTCCGATGACTGAAGAAATGTGTGTGCTGACAAGGtgaggcaagcaggcaaagaagaaCAAAACCTTCCTTCCGTGTCCTTACGCAGGCTTaaagcagaaggtgtggcccagagtaaaagtgtgtcttcccacctcgaGATCTGAATCATAattgtgtatcttttttttttctttatgtatgaaatgttctgcctgcatgtatgcctgcaggccggaagagggcaccagatctcattttggatggttgtgagccatcatgtggttgctaggaattgaactcaggacctctggaagagcagtcagtgctcttaacctctgagccatctctccagcccctataattGTGTATcttgtgccctccatttctggattatagttcaatccagatacagtcaagttgacaaccaagaacagtcATCACAAGCCCCTATCtcagaaataagcaaataaaaacaagtgaaggaTTATGACCCATGCCCATTACGTATGTCTCTCCGTAAACATCACAATTCCTCTATTCAGGGaccacccttcctccctctgtgctATCAGGAAATTCAGAGAAGGGCCTCttcgggttttttgtttgtttgtttgtttgtttgtttgtttgtttttttcgagacagggtttctctgtggctttggaggctgtcctggaactacaatcttgtagaccaggttggtctcgaactcacagagatccacctgcctctgcctcccaagtgctgggattaaaggcgtgtgccaccactgcccggctgggCCTCTTCAATTTTAAGTGTACTTCAGTAGTGAATGCTTGgctagaaaaatgaaaagtagaaactggtaagcattttcaacaaattacCTTGTGATAGCTACAAGTAACTACATTATGGAAACACCTTCACCCATTGTGGGCAGCATAAATTGGAAATCCTTTTTGAAAGCAAATTGATAATAAACAGTGCTTCGTAAGACTTAAATTGTGTATATGTCATAATCTACCAGTGTCAAACCCTACAGAAATAAATCCACAGAATGAAGAAGGTATAGTGTAATACACTATCTCTAAATGTTCACTTTATTGATATCcttaacagtaaaaaaaaaaaaaaaatagaggcagGCAAGTGGGAAAGAATGAAATTGTGTCCATATGCCAACTTAACTGTATAGAAAGTGATTTATTTTGGTGGGAGTTAAAGAACTGCATGTACTCAGGGATATAAAACTCCATATActcaataacaaaaaacaactaaTTTAATGAGATCAAAGCATGTGAGGGCCATTGTGTGTGATAACTGTGCAGTCCACCCCCTGGGACTCTTTGGTACTTCAGCCTTCATCATGTGGTCAAGAGTCCTGTGTCCTCTGCTGGACAAGTGAGCCAAGTACCTGTTGTTTGAAAGGCCTCCAGCTTTGTTTCCTCATTTTCAGAATCTGAAAGCAGGGGACTTTCCCCGGCCAGCCTCGTCAGATGATTATAATTTGGGAGATGTTTTCCTAGGAGTAGAGTATATCTTCCAGCAgtgcaaagaaaatgaagattacTATGACATCCTGACGGTAAGCTGGGCTGCAAAATTACATATTCTCGCTAACAGAACTTAAGCCATAGAGAAGGTTGAGAAGGGGACTCCAGTGTGCGTGCTAGTATCCACAGGTACCATTGTGTTACTCTTAGATTAGCAATTGTCAGCCctgctccctcccaccttccccttTCTTGTATTCGGCCTCTCCTTTctgcttaacttttttttttttttttaaatagatgtaGGCTTAGgatagagggatggctcagtagttaataggatgcactgttcttccagaggccctgaattCTAGTCCCAGCACCCGTGGGGTGAtgaaatatcaaataaataaatgaaaagatgtcactacattgcccaggctggtcttgaccttttTGGTTCAACCAGTACTTCCCCTCGGCCTTCTAGATCTGAGATTACAACCATGTGCCTTCTCTCCTGCTTATTTCTAATTGGATTTCCATTACTGCCCTGCCAGAGACAGTCAACTCTCTTTACCTGTTGCTCCGTCCTACTGTTGCTCCACACTAATTAAGCGACCTGTGTGAaatgttccattttattttatcttatttttttaagatttacttattatgtatatagtgtttctggcaggccagaagagggcacgggatctcattgtagatgattgtaagccaccgtgtagttgctgggaattgtaaGCCATcgtgtagttgctgggaattgaactcaggacctttggaagaacagccagtgctcttaacctctgagccatctctccagcctgaaatgTTCCATTTTAGATAGGAGGGAACTGAGGTCGGAATGGAGATCAATGGTGAGCACTTGCCTAGACAGGAGGGAACTGAGGTGTTCTAGCATAAGACAACTCAGTCTCACAAGGGTAATCCAAGACCCCGAAGGGGCAGCTTTCTGGTAGATCATCCCATGAGTTGACTTGTCATTTACTCCAACAGGTGACAGCCACCCATGGACTCTGTCACCTTCTGGGCTTCACCCACAACTCCGAGGCTGAGTGGCAAAAGGTAGGAACAATACCTGTGCAAGGGGCTGCATGCTACCAACACATGTAACCCTAACCCCTGGGTTACTTGCCACGCACCCCATTGCAAGAGACAGGAACTATGACCTCCATCCATGCGGCCTAAAAAGATGTGGTGGTAGCCAAGCAGAAGCAGtagtgatgtacacctttaatcccagcactcagggatgggggggtgggggcgcagaggcagtcagatctctgagttcatggccagcttggtctagaaatcgagttccaggacagccagggctacaaagagaaaccctgtcttgaaaagcaaaaaaaaaaaaaaaaaaagaggtaataTTTTGAAGTAACTGACACCTCATGATACTTGTATAGTTCACTGCTGAAAGGCACCTGGACAGACAGGTTAAAAGTTATATTCCCTGAAGTGCTAGcaatttttcaagatttatttatcatctatatagtgttctgtctgcatgtctgtctgcatgccagaagagagcaccagatctcattataggtggttgtgagccaccatgtgattgctgggaattgaattcaggatctctggaagaacagccagtgctcttaacctctgagccatctctccagcccccactagTTATTATTGacgtgggggtggaggtggggttaAGAGATACTTAATGTTTAGAAGAacccaacattaaaaaaaaaaaaaatactggcgaTTTGGCAGCAGGTAATGTGAAGTAGTGGTTCTTTTTCTCTAAAGGCCAACAGGTACCACATTTATAAAGCCCATTATGGTGTCTAATAGGCTTAGGTTATGTCTGTAAGGAAAGTCTATTGCTCAgaatgtacttttttttaaaaaatattttctgtttatgtgtgtgtacctttgtgagtttatgtgcaccatgtacgtgcaggtacctgcagaggccagaagagggagctgatctcctggaactggagttacagtggttgtgagctgcctgatgtggatgctgggagccaaactcagggaatctataagagcagtaagtgctcttaactgctaagctgtctctccagctcccatgaatgaactttttttttcttcaattgagAGTAGATCCCCTACCACCCAGCCCTTTCTATGCCCACTTTCTTGCTGCTCCACACTTTCCTGGTCCCCCTGGGTATCCAAGCTCCTCCCCCGTCATTTGAAGGCCCACTCTCTGATGTCCTTACTCCTATCTTCCCATGGCTCTTTCGGTCTCTGCTCAGGTGCTGCCCTTAGGCTTGTGCAGAGCTCAGATGGGGGCTTGTGCAGGAGGTGAAATCTGGGAGGAGGCTGACTGGGGACAAGTCTGACAAGGGTCCCAGGAGTGCCCTCTTACCCGCTTGTGCGCTGCCGTGTTTCAGATGTACAACCAGGAGAAGCTGGTGCTGGAGGAATTGAATCGATACACCGGAGCCAGGCTGCAGCCCCTGAGCAGGGGCCTCTACTGAAGCTTTGATGCCCTGAGATAGAGACAATGGTGGACAGAGCCCTGTCCCTCCACAGTGTTAGTGGATCTCTGCTGGTCATGCTGTCCTGGATGGCATCAACCTACACTAAAGCTCAATTCCGTGAGTGGAAATTGACTTCAGAAAGTATCAAAGAGGTGACTGGCTGGCTCTTGCTCTGCTTAGAAGGCTGTCTTGATTATTGTAAACAGTGGTTCTAGGCCATTCCTAAGAGAAGAAACATGGaacttctgtgtgcttctttgggctTCTAACTGTAGAGTTTGGATGGACTGCTCTGTCTCCCTGAAGTGGAACCCACACCTCAGAACACTGAAGTCTGTTCTTCCTAGGAGGATGGGCACCTGCAGAGAAGCAGGCTCAAGAGGGCAAggttcccaccccacccccaggactCTATGACCGGAACCTTGCTGGCTCCACTCCTAAGAGCTGCCTTGTGCTCTTGCTTTTCTTAAGCCATTGGCTATAGACACCATAAGAACCCACTGACCTACAAATCCTGTCGCCTGGGGGCCATCTCCAATCCCCTtatgttgttgtcattgttttaaattaaattaaatcttgCTTATCtgatatatgtgtacatgtgtgggacCACATAGTCCacaacatgcatgtgtgtgttaggtTAGAGGACAGCTTCGGGAAGAtggctctcttctccttctctgatGCGAGTCCcagagattgaagtcaggttgtcaggcttgacagaaagtttttaccctctgagccatcccactgACATCTTGTTGGCTCTTGTGGTCCTGCTGCTGGGGCTCCTCCTATTGGCTGTTAGAGGCACAATAATTGTGCTCAAGCCCTGGAGCACGGGATTCTGGTTGACTTGAAGTTCAACTCTACTGGACATGCTGAATGCCTATGCAAGTCTGGACCACTTGTCTTCCCGACATGTAGCCAATAACCTTGAGCCTACATAGGGTTTTCTGCCATATCTACACTCATACCTATGCCAGCCCATTTCCTCCTTCACAGTCATCTGATTGGCTCATCATCTTTGGACAATGACTGCTTCTGTGTTGCTTAgctttctatttccccttttcttctctgtttggtatttctggtttggtttggtgggtgttttttggtttggtttggtttgattttgcaGTGCCAGGGATGGAATCTGAGGCCTTGTCATTCTTAGCACGTGCTCCACCACACTCCCAGCCTGGTGCTCTGCTGACCTAAATCTGTGGTTTGGCCACAGCTGTACCCGAGCCCAGCCTGTGGGGGCAGGTTCTGTCTTGCTGCTCCAGGAGGCACTCTGTGTTACTTTGTGTTAGTTTGTGTTTATTCCAGGTTCAGTCCCCCACTTCTGTGAAGGATCTAAGATCCTGATGAGAGTTACATGAAACCCATGGACTGGTTGCTGGTGTGAGGTCTTTAATTGATGCTTTTAACAAAAACAGGATTCTCTGGAATCACACCATAAGGTGCACAGAAAGATGGTTCTGTAGGAAGTGGATGTTGCCACCCTGAAGCTCCCCTGGGAGTGTGTTGCACTGTCTTGATCATCCACACAGACATCACGTCAGTCACTCACTGTCTTCACTGTGTGGAAGGCAGGGAAGGTCCACACAGGGCTAACTGGCAGCTCTGAATCATCTTGCCTCTGACCTGTAGGATTCCAAGGATTCAAAAACAGGGACCAGCTTTTTTTGTGAGGAACATAACAAATGAAAGAACGTAACCTCAAGCAAACAAAAGCTTTCTATAATCCTTGAAAATAGCATCTGTGGAGGCAGGTGGAATGTAGCACTCCAGTAATCCCAACTCCTagagaggccgaggcaggagaattacaagtttgaggctagcctgagcaacCCAGTGAAatgtcagagacaggtggagctcaTTGcatttgagttcaaggtcatcctggtctacatagtatgtGTCCAGCCAGGGCTGCGTGGTAAGACtctttctcaacaaacaaacaaacaaacaaaagaagaaaggcacTGATTGTACATGCGTGAAACCTGAGCTGCAGGCAAGCTAAAATAGAACTGTAAGTTTGTTGTCAGTCTGGGCTCAAAATCCAAGCGACAACAAAACCAAGAcccaaaagaaaaccaattttaccaaaacaacaaaaaagacaccaGAAAGTCAAGGAAGCCTGCACACGTATATGAAAAGAAAACTGGCAGGCCCAGGGTACAGATGGGCCAGGAAAGCAGTCATGCACTCTACGAGCCAGGGGTGCGGTGTGGGCACTACACAGTGCAgtagtggaggccagaggaacaACCAGCACAAGTCCTTCCTGTCCCACTTCCTGTCACCCACCATGTCTGTCCTGAAGATAAAACTAAGTTACCAGAtgtgacagcaagcacctttatctgctgagaaATCTTGTTGGccctctatattttaaaaagagatcacagccaggcggtagtggcacacacctttaattccagtgcttgggaggcagaggcggaggccagcctggtctacagagtgagttccagaatacccagagctgttacacagagaaaccctgtctcgaaaaacaaaacaaaattacatcaCACATTCTTCAGCTTGCTTCTTTCACATGAGAATAAGGTAGGTGATCATTCCAGGCCTTACAATCAGGTCTTCCCCAGTCACTATATCTGACTTTCTCTTGCTTTGTGTGTGGGCATGCGTAGCACATTAAGAACGTAACACAGGTCCTCACACATGTTCAACAGactgtctaccactgagctatatctccagcctcAATTTGACTCTTATTCCAGGCTTCCATAGGAGTGTGTATGTAGCTGTAATGATTTATTCtgatcattgtttttctttcaagtcCTTGATGATAAAATGTTGGTGTTTCACCTGAGTGAGGCCTCGGTCTCCTAGCTTTCCCAGATGGCCCTGGAGAGTAATCAAGGCTGAAGACCATGATGCTTACTGAGATAGGTCAATGGTCTGACACACCTGGAAAGGCAGCATGGTTTCTAGTGCAGCCCTAGGGGGAAACCAAGGGTGTCAAATGCGGGGAAGGGGTGCCCCAGGACCTGGGCCGAGGTGaaggacagtctatgggaccagTCCTGCTGAGCTGTCAGAAGATCTAAGACAGCTTTCCCAGAGGATGACATGGCTCCACGTGACCTGGCAACAGGGGCTGAGACCTGcaactgacttttttctttttttctttttttttttcctggttcctTCAAATCAGCCACAGTGCATTGGTGTGACCACAGGGTGCATGAGCTCTTTGGCCTACATTGAGGAGAGGTGACCAGGCCTGTTTTTCCCCTTACCTGCTGCAAGACACCAGCTTTCTCCCTCCAGAC from Cricetulus griseus strain 17A/GY chromosome 1 unlocalized genomic scaffold, alternate assembly CriGri-PICRH-1.0 chr1_0, whole genome shotgun sequence includes the following:
- the Ybey gene encoding endoribonuclease YbeY isoform X1 is translated as MSLVIKNLQRVVPIRRVPLRRKMDIVRGILGVKNFDLGIICVDNKSIQHINRIYRKKNVPTDVLSFPFHENLKAGDFPRPASSDDYNLGDVFLGVEYIFQQCKENEDYYDILTVTATHGLCHLLGFTHNSEAEWQKMYNQEKLVLEELNRYTGARLQPLSRGLY
- the Ybey gene encoding endoribonuclease YbeY isoform X3 — encoded protein: MSLVIKNLQRVVPIRRVPLRRKMDIVRGILGVKNFDLGIICVDNKSIQHINRIYRKKNVPTDVLSFPFHENLKAGDFPRPASSDDYNLGDVFLGVEYIFQQCKENEDYYDILTMYNQEKLVLEELNRYTGARLQPLSRGLY
- the Ybey gene encoding endoribonuclease YbeY isoform X2, which gives rise to MSLVIKNLQRVVPIRRVPLRRKMDIVRGILGVKNFDLGIICVDNKSIQHINRIYRKKNVPTDVLSFPFHENLKAGDFPRPASSDDYNLGDVFLGVEYIFQQCKENEDYYDILTVTATHGLCHLLGFTHNSEAEWQKVPAEARRGS